A genomic segment from Pseudomonas mendocina encodes:
- a CDS encoding response regulator, with protein MDISLTNRLSFKQASLTVLVAFILGTLLSLTQVAIDYASEEASINREIRALLEISHNPAARIAYNIDAELAQELVLGLLRSPAVTRAELIDNSGLVLASVSRPRSESRYRFLSDSLFGAERAFQDPLFVSHAPHEPLGFLRLEIDTYAFGSHFLRRSLLTLLTGFARSLLLSLILLVLFYFMLTKPLTGVIRALSQRNPQAPQHRPVPCPKGHERDEIGILVEVTNRQLSSIAQEIEQRRNAEDRLTQYLGELENIVSARTAELKATNVRLSQSNSELETARTTALNMAQARSAFLANMSHEIRTPLNGLLGMLALALDGPLSAEQRQQLGIAHDSGKVLVELLNDILDLSKFEAGQLELEEIPFDLGVLAEETASLLSQNAASAVELTCLIDPALPAQVLGDPTRVRQIVSNLLSNALKFTRFGRVDLIVASSTDGISIRVRDTGIGIAEDAQARIFQPFAQAEVGITREYGGTGLGLALTRRLCEAMHGKLTLQSKEGFGSEFCAELPLPAHAQAAMQPSLQGRIVAMTPASSGLQQMLSQWLPTWGLSYQRLDTDASLLGVEADLLISDCPECLLGIRPTITTPVLLVTAYGNFLPHDQAQRLMPLLQIARPLARNGLLQMLRHILQSDEGDLDSSTQAQTNRESLARVLLVEDNPVNQMVAKGMLTKLGYQVLVAGHGGEALEILEQQPVDLVLMDCNMPVMDGYEASRRIRSNGRWPELPIVALTANALSDERERCRAAGMNDYLAKPFRREELAAMLDAWLPSDVTR; from the coding sequence ATGGATATTTCGCTCACCAACCGCCTGTCATTCAAACAGGCCAGCCTAACCGTGCTGGTGGCGTTTATCCTTGGCACGCTGCTGAGCCTTACCCAGGTGGCGATCGATTATGCCAGCGAAGAGGCCTCCATCAACCGCGAGATTCGCGCGTTGCTGGAGATCAGCCACAACCCCGCCGCCCGTATCGCCTACAACATCGACGCGGAACTGGCGCAGGAACTGGTACTCGGCCTGCTCCGCTCTCCAGCGGTGACCCGTGCCGAGCTGATCGACAACAGCGGCCTGGTGCTGGCCAGCGTCAGTCGTCCGCGCAGCGAGAGTCGCTACCGTTTCCTGAGTGACAGCCTGTTTGGCGCCGAGCGTGCATTTCAGGACCCGCTGTTCGTATCCCATGCGCCCCACGAGCCCCTGGGCTTCCTCCGTCTGGAGATCGATACCTACGCGTTCGGCAGTCACTTTCTGCGGCGCTCGCTGCTGACCCTGCTCACCGGTTTCGCACGCAGCCTGTTGCTATCGCTGATCCTGCTGGTGCTGTTCTACTTCATGCTGACCAAACCCCTGACCGGCGTGATTCGCGCACTCAGCCAACGCAATCCGCAAGCGCCGCAGCACCGCCCGGTGCCCTGCCCCAAGGGCCATGAGCGCGATGAAATCGGCATCCTGGTCGAAGTCACCAACCGCCAGCTGTCGAGCATCGCCCAGGAGATCGAGCAAAGACGCAACGCCGAAGACCGGCTGACCCAATACCTCGGCGAGCTGGAGAACATCGTCTCGGCACGCACCGCCGAACTCAAGGCCACCAACGTCCGCCTCAGTCAGTCCAACAGCGAGCTGGAGACCGCGCGCACCACCGCGCTGAACATGGCGCAGGCACGCTCGGCCTTCCTGGCCAATATGAGCCATGAGATCCGCACACCGCTCAACGGCCTGCTGGGTATGCTGGCGTTGGCGCTGGACGGGCCACTCAGCGCCGAACAACGTCAGCAGTTGGGTATCGCCCATGACTCCGGCAAGGTACTGGTGGAACTGCTCAACGACATCCTCGATCTGTCGAAATTCGAAGCCGGCCAGCTCGAGCTGGAAGAAATCCCCTTCGACCTCGGCGTCCTGGCCGAAGAAACCGCCAGTCTGCTGTCGCAGAACGCCGCCAGCGCCGTGGAGCTGACCTGCCTGATCGATCCCGCACTGCCGGCGCAGGTGCTGGGCGATCCGACGCGGGTGCGCCAGATCGTCAGCAACCTGCTGTCCAATGCCCTCAAGTTCACCCGCTTCGGTCGTGTCGACCTGATCGTCGCCAGTAGTACGGACGGCATCAGCATTCGCGTGCGCGATACCGGCATCGGCATTGCCGAAGATGCCCAGGCGCGCATTTTTCAGCCCTTCGCCCAGGCCGAAGTGGGCATTACCCGCGAGTACGGCGGCACCGGCTTGGGCCTGGCGCTGACACGGCGTCTTTGCGAGGCGATGCACGGCAAGCTGACCCTGCAATCGAAGGAAGGCTTCGGCAGCGAGTTCTGCGCCGAGCTACCGTTGCCAGCCCATGCCCAAGCTGCCATGCAGCCCTCCCTGCAAGGCCGCATCGTCGCCATGACGCCGGCCAGCAGCGGCCTGCAGCAAATGCTCAGCCAATGGCTGCCGACCTGGGGCCTGAGCTACCAGCGCCTGGACACCGACGCCAGCCTGCTCGGTGTAGAGGCCGATTTGCTGATCAGCGACTGCCCCGAGTGCCTGCTCGGTATTCGCCCAACGATCACCACCCCCGTGCTGCTGGTCACGGCCTACGGCAATTTCCTGCCGCATGACCAGGCTCAACGGCTCATGCCCCTGCTGCAGATCGCCCGTCCTCTGGCGCGCAACGGGCTGCTACAGATGCTGCGACACATCCTGCAAAGCGACGAGGGCGACCTGGACAGCAGCACCCAGGCGCAAACCAATCGGGAAAGCTTGGCGCGCGTGCTGTTGGTCGAAGACAACCCGGTGAACCAGATGGTCGCCAAGGGCATGCTGACCAAGCTCGGCTATCAGGTGCTGGTCGCCGGTCACGGCGGTGAAGCACTGGAAATACTGGAGCAGCAGCCTGTCGATCTGGTCCTGATGGACTGCAACATGCCGGTGATGGACGGCTACGAGGCCAGCCGGCGCATCCGTAGTAACGGCCGCTGGCCGGAACTGCCAATCGTTGCCCTGACGGCCAATGCGCTGTCCGACGAGCGCGAACGCTGCCGCGCCGCCGGGATGAACGACTACCTGGCCAAACCCTTCCGTCGTGAGGAACTGGCAGCAATGCTCGATGCCTGGCTGCCCAGCGACGTCACTCGCTGA
- a CDS encoding MarR family winged helix-turn-helix transcriptional regulator: MTAFDTATLQLDNQLCFKLYAASRAVIRAYKPMLDALGLTYPQYLAMLVLWEWQERAPEQPTLKALGQRLQLDSGTLTPLLKRLEQMGLVQRRRAQVDEREVHLALSEAGRALQAQVLPLKAQLLCQFGDQDLLEMEGLRRSLDRLLARLSE; encoded by the coding sequence ATGACCGCGTTCGATACCGCTACCCTGCAGTTGGACAACCAGCTGTGCTTCAAGCTGTACGCAGCCTCGCGCGCCGTGATTCGCGCCTACAAGCCGATGCTCGATGCCCTTGGCCTGACCTACCCGCAGTACCTGGCGATGCTGGTGTTGTGGGAGTGGCAGGAGCGGGCGCCCGAGCAGCCGACGCTAAAGGCGCTTGGGCAACGCCTGCAGTTGGACTCAGGGACCCTGACGCCGCTGCTCAAACGTCTGGAGCAGATGGGCCTGGTGCAGCGCCGTCGTGCGCAGGTGGACGAACGTGAGGTGCATCTGGCACTGAGCGAGGCCGGCAGGGCACTGCAGGCGCAGGTCCTGCCGCTGAAGGCGCAGTTGCTCTGCCAGTTCGGTGATCAGGACCTGCTGGAGATGGAGGGGCTGCGCCGCAGCCTGGATCGTCTGCTGGCGAGACTCAGCGAGTGA
- a CDS encoding glutathione peroxidase, producing the protein MSNALFDIPVTTIKGEQKTLADFGGKAVLVVNTASKCGFTPQYKGLENVWQQYKDKGLVVLGFPCNQFGKQEPGDEGAISEFCELNFGVSFPLFKKVDVNGADAHPLFVQLKKRAPGLLGSQGIKWNFTKFLIGKDGQVVKRFAPTTKPEELSSEIEALLK; encoded by the coding sequence ATGAGCAATGCGCTTTTCGATATCCCGGTCACCACCATCAAGGGCGAGCAGAAGACTCTGGCCGACTTCGGTGGCAAGGCCGTACTGGTGGTCAACACCGCCAGCAAGTGCGGTTTCACCCCGCAGTACAAGGGCCTGGAGAACGTCTGGCAGCAATACAAGGACAAGGGCCTTGTGGTGCTGGGCTTTCCCTGCAACCAGTTCGGCAAGCAGGAGCCGGGTGACGAGGGCGCCATCTCGGAGTTCTGCGAGCTGAACTTCGGCGTCAGCTTCCCGCTGTTCAAGAAGGTCGACGTCAACGGCGCCGATGCCCATCCGCTGTTCGTCCAGCTGAAAAAGCGTGCGCCCGGCCTGCTGGGTAGTCAGGGTATCAAGTGGAACTTCACCAAGTTCCTGATCGGCAAGGATGGCCAGGTGGTCAAGCGCTTCGCCCCGACCACCAAGCCGGAAGAACTGAGCAGCGAGATCGAAGCGCTGCTGAAATGA
- the pdxB gene encoding 4-phosphoerythronate dehydrogenase PdxB — protein MHIVADENIPLLDEFFAVFGSIRRLPGRSITAADVRDADLLLVRSVTQVNRALLEGSRVRFVGTCTIGTDHLDLDYFAEAGIAWSSAPGCNARGVVDYVLGSVLTLAEREGVDPAVRVYGVVGAGQVGGRLVDLLRGLGWQVRVCDPPRQAADGGDFVSLEQIIDECDVISLHTPLDASTRHLFDATRLATLKPGTWLINASRGAVVDNAALRTLLPQRPDLKTVLDVWEGEPQADVELAALCQLATPHIAGYSLDGKLRGTAQIYQACCRVLGVPEQVSLADLLPAPWLREVSIDGSADPAWALASLCRAVYDPRRDDADFRRSLVDDADTRRAAFDRLRKHYPMRREIDGLRVRIQGDSAPLAALVQALGATVL, from the coding sequence ATGCACATAGTCGCCGACGAGAACATTCCCCTGCTCGATGAATTCTTCGCTGTGTTCGGCAGCATCCGCCGTCTGCCTGGGCGCAGCATCACGGCGGCCGATGTGCGCGATGCCGACCTGCTGCTGGTGCGCTCGGTCACTCAGGTAAACCGTGCTCTGCTCGAAGGCAGCCGAGTCCGCTTCGTCGGTACCTGCACCATCGGCACCGACCATCTGGATCTCGATTACTTCGCCGAGGCCGGTATCGCCTGGAGCAGTGCACCAGGCTGCAACGCCCGTGGCGTGGTGGATTACGTGTTGGGCAGCGTGCTGACCCTGGCCGAACGTGAAGGCGTCGATCCGGCGGTGCGCGTCTATGGTGTGGTGGGCGCGGGGCAGGTCGGTGGGCGTCTGGTCGATCTGTTGCGTGGTCTTGGCTGGCAGGTGCGGGTGTGCGACCCGCCACGCCAGGCTGCCGATGGCGGCGACTTCGTCAGCCTGGAGCAGATCATCGACGAATGCGATGTGATCAGCCTGCATACGCCGCTGGACGCTTCGACGCGCCATCTGTTCGATGCGACTCGCCTGGCGACGCTGAAGCCGGGAACCTGGCTGATCAATGCCAGCCGTGGTGCGGTGGTGGACAACGCCGCGCTGCGCACGTTACTGCCGCAACGTCCCGACCTGAAAACGGTGCTGGACGTCTGGGAAGGCGAGCCGCAGGCCGATGTCGAGTTGGCCGCCCTGTGCCAACTGGCGACGCCGCACATTGCTGGCTACAGCCTGGACGGCAAGCTGCGCGGAACCGCGCAGATCTACCAGGCCTGCTGCCGCGTGCTGGGCGTACCTGAGCAGGTGAGTCTGGCCGACCTGCTGCCGGCGCCCTGGCTCCGCGAAGTGAGCATCGATGGCAGCGCCGATCCAGCCTGGGCGCTGGCCAGCCTGTGCCGCGCCGTCTACGACCCGCGCCGCGATGATGCGGATTTCCGCCGTAGCCTGGTCGATGATGCCGATACCCGTCGCGCGGCGTTCGACCGCCTGCGCAAGCATTACCCGATGCGCCGCGAGATCGATGGCTTGCGCGTGCGTATTCAGGGGGATTCAGCTCCGCTGGCCGCGCTGGTGCAAGCCCTGGGCGCCACCGTTTTGTAG
- a CDS encoding MATE family efflux transporter produces the protein MSTDTRLGRVRTELRSLLILATPIIIAQLAHTAMGFVDTLMAGRVSPQDLAAVALGNSIWVPVFLLMTGILLATTPKVAQRFGASEEAAIGPLVRQALWLALAVGGSAAALLWNAEFILRTMNVDPALIAPAMGYLRAVACGFPAVALYHVLRCFSDGLGHTRPSMVLGIIGLLLNIPTNYIFIYGKFGVPAMGGVGCGWATALVMGFMLIGMLVWVKWAPYYRASALFAHFDWPQWTVIKRLLSIGVPIGVAVFAESSIFAVIALLIGGLGATVVAGHQIALNFSSMVFMIPYSLAMAATVRVGQALGRGRPREARFAAGVSMGAALGYACLSASLMFLLREQIAQIYTPDKTVIAVAATLIVYSALFQFSDAIQVTAAGALRGYQDTRITMLLTLFAYWGIGLPVGYALGLSDLFGEPSGPSGLWQGLVVGLTCAAAMLTVRLARSARKRIRRAA, from the coding sequence ATGTCCACCGACACCCGCCTTGGCCGCGTGCGCACGGAACTGCGCAGCCTGCTGATCCTGGCCACGCCCATCATCATCGCCCAGCTGGCGCATACCGCCATGGGTTTCGTCGACACCCTGATGGCCGGGCGCGTCAGCCCGCAGGACCTGGCGGCCGTGGCGCTGGGCAACTCGATCTGGGTGCCGGTGTTCCTGCTGATGACCGGCATCCTGCTGGCGACCACGCCCAAGGTGGCGCAGCGCTTCGGCGCCAGCGAGGAAGCAGCCATCGGCCCGCTGGTGCGTCAGGCACTCTGGCTGGCGCTGGCCGTGGGCGGCAGCGCCGCAGCGCTGCTGTGGAATGCCGAATTCATCCTGCGCACGATGAACGTCGACCCGGCGCTGATCGCTCCGGCCATGGGTTACCTGCGCGCCGTGGCCTGTGGCTTTCCGGCAGTGGCGCTGTACCACGTGTTGCGCTGCTTCAGCGATGGACTGGGCCATACCCGCCCGAGCATGGTGCTGGGCATCATCGGCCTGCTGCTCAACATTCCGACCAACTACATCTTCATCTATGGCAAGTTCGGTGTGCCGGCCATGGGCGGCGTCGGCTGCGGCTGGGCGACCGCACTAGTGATGGGCTTCATGCTGATCGGCATGCTGGTCTGGGTGAAATGGGCGCCCTATTACCGCGCCAGCGCCCTGTTCGCCCATTTCGACTGGCCGCAGTGGACGGTGATCAAACGCCTGTTGAGCATCGGCGTGCCGATCGGTGTGGCAGTATTTGCCGAATCGAGCATCTTCGCGGTGATCGCCCTGCTGATCGGCGGCCTGGGCGCCACCGTGGTCGCCGGCCACCAGATCGCCCTGAACTTCAGCTCCATGGTATTCATGATCCCCTACTCACTGGCCATGGCCGCCACGGTGCGCGTTGGCCAGGCACTGGGTCGCGGCCGGCCGCGCGAAGCACGCTTCGCTGCCGGAGTGAGCATGGGCGCGGCACTGGGTTATGCCTGCCTGTCGGCCAGCCTGATGTTCCTGCTGCGCGAGCAGATCGCGCAGATCTACACTCCGGACAAGACGGTGATCGCCGTGGCAGCGACGCTGATTGTCTACTCCGCGCTGTTCCAGTTCTCCGATGCCATTCAGGTGACTGCAGCCGGCGCGCTGCGCGGCTACCAGGACACCCGAATCACCATGTTGCTGACCCTGTTCGCCTACTGGGGCATCGGCCTGCCGGTGGGGTATGCGCTGGGACTGTCCGACCTGTTCGGCGAGCCGAGCGGCCCCAGCGGCCTGTGGCAAGGATTGGTGGTGGGCCTGACCTGCGCTGCGGCGATGCTCACCGTGCGCCTTGCGCGCAGTGCACGCAAGCGCATTCGCCGAGCCGCCTGA
- a CDS encoding DUF3080 domain-containing protein: MIRPALLLCLLLLAACGPANDGLALQSDYLERLQRSLDAADVDAFDSRSVSQYRLPARRERLSEIPELRIGLLDLVIDARRCPHLQQLISQRNSSLGKQLMPSQRLGYEGDLLRAIDDCLPHLQDDSSLKTTLQRLASDKRQQLPAVFWNALNGSPEFENYLRFADQALPVDTQEDSAALDALQRLASIGDGLPTQLPPSAGELDPLFFALYASEQGGQLITSLASLRHTLDTGSEMLEQRQQNRPLCPMGQPTPRGRILQNIFIKFYAGGLQPYLAQVDQRGQQWQAALLQLQPIAGIPPATRMHLQHLAGEQDSLWQDFRAATARHVKAWQTLLNSCGLAPGQAGWNNAVES; this comes from the coding sequence ATGATTCGACCAGCCCTGCTCCTCTGCTTGCTTCTGCTCGCTGCATGCGGCCCGGCCAACGACGGCCTGGCCCTGCAGAGCGATTACCTCGAACGCCTGCAGCGTTCGCTCGATGCTGCTGACGTCGACGCCTTCGACAGTCGCAGTGTCAGCCAGTACCGCCTGCCGGCCCGGCGTGAGCGGCTTAGCGAGATTCCCGAGCTGCGCATCGGCCTGCTCGATCTGGTCATCGATGCGCGGCGCTGTCCGCATCTGCAGCAGTTGATCAGCCAGCGCAACAGCAGCCTGGGCAAGCAGCTGATGCCTAGCCAGCGCCTGGGCTACGAAGGCGACCTGCTGCGCGCCATCGATGACTGCCTGCCACATCTGCAGGACGACTCCAGCCTCAAGACCACTCTGCAGCGCCTGGCCAGCGACAAGCGCCAGCAACTGCCAGCGGTGTTCTGGAATGCCCTGAACGGCAGCCCGGAATTCGAGAACTATCTGCGCTTTGCCGATCAGGCCTTGCCGGTGGACACGCAGGAAGACAGCGCCGCACTGGACGCACTACAACGGCTGGCCAGCATCGGCGACGGCCTGCCAACCCAGCTACCGCCGAGTGCCGGGGAGTTGGACCCGCTGTTCTTCGCCCTCTACGCCAGCGAACAGGGCGGCCAGTTGATCACCAGCCTGGCCAGCCTGCGCCACACCCTCGACACCGGTAGCGAAATGCTCGAGCAACGCCAACAGAACCGCCCCCTTTGCCCGATGGGCCAGCCGACGCCACGCGGTCGCATCCTGCAGAACATCTTCATCAAGTTCTACGCCGGCGGCCTGCAGCCCTATCTGGCACAGGTCGACCAGCGCGGCCAGCAGTGGCAGGCGGCGCTGCTGCAACTGCAGCCTATAGCGGGCATTCCTCCTGCCACCCGAATGCATCTGCAGCATCTGGCCGGCGAGCAGGATTCGTTATGGCAGGATTTCCGCGCGGCCACGGCGCGCCACGTCAAGGCCTGGCAAACGCTACTGAACAGCTGCGGCCTGGCGCCGGGACAGGCGGGATGGAATAACGCAGTAGAGTCGTAG
- the tusA gene encoding sulfurtransferase TusA — MSEALTLNHDDLLDASGLNCPEPVMMLHNKVRDLSPGGLLKVIATDPSTRRDIPKFCVFLGHELIGQVEEDGTYLYWIRKKAD; from the coding sequence ATGTCCGAAGCCCTGACCCTCAACCACGATGACCTGCTCGATGCCAGCGGCCTGAATTGTCCGGAGCCGGTGATGATGCTGCACAACAAGGTGCGCGACCTGTCGCCGGGCGGCTTGCTCAAGGTGATCGCCACCGATCCCTCGACCCGTCGCGACATCCCCAAGTTCTGCGTGTTTCTCGGCCATGAGCTGATTGGCCAGGTGGAGGAAGACGGCACCTACCTCTACTGGATTCGCAAGAAAGCGGATTAG
- the rlmM gene encoding 23S rRNA (cytidine(2498)-2'-O)-methyltransferase RlmM — protein MNTLFLHCRPGFEGEVCAEITDLAAQLDVPGYSKAKPGSACAEFVCSEAADSERLMRSVRFNQLIFPRQWARGAFVSLPESDRISVLLEALADYPVCGSLWLEVVDTNDGKELSTFCKKFEAPLRKALLKAGKLVDDARKPRLLLTFKSGREVFAGIAEADNQAMWPMGIPRLKFPREAPSRSTLKLEEAWHHFIPREQWDQRLAPGMTAVDLGAAPGGWTWQLVNREIRVTAVDNGPMAESLMYSGFVVHQRADGFTFRPRHPVHWMVCDIVEKPARTAAMIETWLGEGLCREAVVNLKLPMKQRYAEVRRLLDRIESGLVERGLKVSIGCKQLYHDREEVTCHLRRHGK, from the coding sequence ATGAATACCCTGTTTCTGCATTGCCGCCCCGGTTTCGAGGGGGAGGTTTGCGCCGAGATCACCGACCTGGCCGCGCAGCTGGATGTGCCCGGCTACTCCAAGGCCAAGCCCGGCAGCGCCTGCGCCGAGTTCGTCTGCAGCGAGGCAGCCGACAGCGAGCGGCTGATGCGCAGCGTGCGCTTCAATCAGCTGATTTTCCCCCGACAGTGGGCGCGCGGCGCGTTCGTCAGCCTGCCGGAGAGCGATCGTATCAGCGTGTTGCTCGAAGCCCTGGCCGATTACCCGGTGTGCGGCAGCCTGTGGCTGGAAGTGGTGGATACCAACGACGGCAAGGAGCTCTCGACCTTCTGCAAGAAGTTCGAGGCGCCGCTGCGCAAGGCGCTGCTCAAGGCCGGCAAGCTGGTGGACGACGCGAGGAAGCCGCGCCTGCTGCTGACCTTCAAGAGCGGCCGCGAGGTGTTCGCTGGCATCGCCGAGGCGGACAACCAGGCGATGTGGCCCATGGGCATTCCGCGTCTGAAGTTTCCCCGTGAGGCGCCGAGCCGCTCGACGCTCAAGCTGGAAGAGGCCTGGCACCATTTCATCCCGCGCGAACAGTGGGACCAGCGCCTGGCGCCCGGCATGACCGCCGTGGACCTGGGCGCCGCCCCGGGCGGTTGGACCTGGCAGCTGGTCAATCGGGAAATCCGCGTGACCGCCGTGGACAACGGGCCGATGGCCGAAAGCCTGATGTACTCGGGGTTCGTCGTGCACCAGCGCGCTGATGGTTTCACCTTCCGCCCGCGCCATCCGGTGCACTGGATGGTCTGCGACATCGTCGAGAAGCCGGCCCGTACGGCGGCGATGATCGAAACCTGGCTGGGCGAGGGCCTGTGCCGCGAGGCGGTGGTCAACCTCAAACTGCCGATGAAGCAGCGCTACGCCGAGGTTCGGCGTTTGCTCGATCGCATCGAGTCGGGGCTGGTCGAGCGTGGCCTGAAGGTCAGCATCGGCTGCAAGCAGCTGTATCACGATCGCGAGGAAGTCACCTGCCACCTGCGTCGGCACGGCAAATAA